Genomic window (Pseudomonas sp. L5B5):
CCTTGGGGTTGTTGATGGCATCCAGTTCAAATATTGCCTGGATACAGTCGTAGGCGTTGAGTTCCTGGGTCAGCAGCGGCAGGCGGCCGCGTTCGATGGCCTTGAGCAGTTCGGCCTTGGCCTCTGGATAGTCGTCGTAATACAGGTCTTCGACCATGACGTGTTCCTTTCCCTGGAAAATGGAGCGCGGATGCTGCACCAATGCCCGGCTGGGGGCAAGCTGTTTACACCCGAGCCGCTGCCGAGCGGGCGAGGCTGCGCCAAGGCCCGCAGGGCCTTCAGCGTTCGATCAGCCTGGTGTGATGGCGACCGCTGCGCGCTCGTGCGCAGCCTGCGGCAGTGGCTACATGAAGCGTTTGCTGGGTTTATCTAGAACGAGCGGATGATCCGCCCCAGGGTTTCCATGGCCTTTTCCGCCGCCTCGTTCCAGGGGCTGCCGTAGTTCAGGCGAATGCAGTTGCGAAAGCGCTGGGTCGGGGAAAAGATCGGCCCGGGGGCAATGCTGATGCCCTGGGCCAGGGCCATCTGGAACAGTTTCAGCGAGTCCATCTGCGGCGGCAATTCCAGCCACAGGAAGTAGCCGCCGGCCGGCTGGCTGACCCGGGTCTGGGCCGGAAAGTGCCGGGCGATCGCCGCCAGCATGGCGCTCTGCTGTTCTTCCAGCGCATAACGCAGCTTGCGCAGGTGACGATCATAGCCGCCGTGCTGCAGGTAGTCGGCGATTGCCGCCTGGGCCGGCATCGAGGCGCACAAGGACGTCATCAGCTTCAGCCGTTCGATCTTCTGCGCGTAGCGTCCGGCGGCCACCCAGCCGATGCGGTAGCCCGGGGCCAGGCTCTTGGCGAAGGAGCCGCAGTGCATCACCAGCCCCTCGGTGTCGAAGGCCTTGGCTGGTTTCGGCGCCTGCTGGCCGTAGTACAGCTCGGCGTAGACATCGTCCTCGATCAGCGGCACCTGGTGCTGGCGCAGCAGCTCCACCAGCTCCTGTTTCTTGGCCTCGGGCATGCTGGCGCCCATGGGGTTCTGGAAGTTGGTCATGCACCAGCAGGCCTTGATGGGGTGGCGCTCCAGGGTCTGGGCCAGTACCCCCAGGTCGATGCCGTCCCGTGGGTGCACGGGAATTTCCACCGCCTTGAGCTTGAGCCGTTCCAGTACCTGCAGGCTGGCGTAGAACGCCGGCGCCTCGATGGCCACCAGGTCGCCGGGTTCGGTCACCGCCTGCAGGCACAGGTTCAATGCCTCCAGGGCGCCGTTGGTGATCAGCAACTCCTCCATGGGCAGCATCAGCCCCGCCACCATGTAGCGCAGGGCGATCTGTCGGCGTAGCTGCGGATTGCCCGGCGACATGTCGGTGACCACCACCCGCGGGTCCATCTCCCGGCTGGCGCTGGCCATGGAGCGGGACAGGCGCTGGAGGGGGAACAGGGTCGGGCTGGGGAACGCCGAGCCAAAGGGCACGGTGCTCGGGTCCTTGATCGAGTCGAGCACCGAGAACACCAGCTCGCTGACATCGACCTCGGTGGATTCATTGACTTCGCTGCTGATCACCGGCTCGCAGAACGGGCTCGGTGCGTGGGCATTGACGAAGTAGCCCGAGCGCGGCCGGGCCCGGATCAGGCCGCGGCGTTCGAGCAGGTAGTAGGCCTGGAACACCGTCGACGGGCTGACCCCGTAGGTCTGGCTGGCATAGCGCACCGAG
Coding sequences:
- the mapR gene encoding GntR family transcriptional regulator MpaR (MapR regulates genes involved in Pseudomonas quinolone signal (PQS) production and anthranilate metabolism); translated protein: MKRYEKFADDIAELIRSGVLGPGQRVPSVRYASQTYGVSPSTVFQAYYLLERRGLIRARPRSGYFVNAHAPSPFCEPVISSEVNESTEVDVSELVFSVLDSIKDPSTVPFGSAFPSPTLFPLQRLSRSMASASREMDPRVVVTDMSPGNPQLRRQIALRYMVAGLMLPMEELLITNGALEALNLCLQAVTEPGDLVAIEAPAFYASLQVLERLKLKAVEIPVHPRDGIDLGVLAQTLERHPIKACWCMTNFQNPMGASMPEAKKQELVELLRQHQVPLIEDDVYAELYYGQQAPKPAKAFDTEGLVMHCGSFAKSLAPGYRIGWVAAGRYAQKIERLKLMTSLCASMPAQAAIADYLQHGGYDRHLRKLRYALEEQQSAMLAAIARHFPAQTRVSQPAGGYFLWLELPPQMDSLKLFQMALAQGISIAPGPIFSPTQRFRNCIRLNYGSPWNEAAEKAMETLGRIIRSF